A genomic region of Nostoc sp. UHCC 0702 contains the following coding sequences:
- a CDS encoding ISNCY family transposase, producing the protein MANQGRVILAIDGMQPEIGHEVLWVIRDCLSGEILLAKTLLSSRNEDLVALLLEVTNTLDVPIDGVVSDGQQSIRKAVGVALPKIAHGLCHYHYLKEAIKPIYEADRHAKKELKKKVRGLRDIERSVANEEKDLATIIEDYCSAVRSSITNDGHPPRLAIWIKVTRKFDIDRAKLRKDGKKSALPPPLVNLKHLIAKGLSATASLFSPVRVAYEWVDKASNILNNKIALDAAGVKQSYQQLLTEMSQQKQKAGTLNSAIDNFIKTTHNYWSGLFHCYEIEDFPRTNNDLEHAFGMLRHHQRRCTGRKVAPSSLVIRGSVKLACAIATKLHSFTASDLAQVDIHTWLELRSQLQKHHKARIEQYRFRRDPKAYLANLESRLL; encoded by the coding sequence GTGGCTAATCAAGGACGGGTGATATTAGCGATCGATGGAATGCAGCCAGAAATTGGACATGAGGTATTATGGGTAATTCGAGATTGCTTATCAGGAGAAATTTTACTTGCTAAAACCTTATTATCATCAAGGAATGAAGATTTAGTGGCGTTATTACTAGAAGTAACTAATACCCTAGATGTACCAATTGATGGAGTTGTTAGTGATGGACAACAATCAATTCGCAAAGCTGTTGGGGTAGCATTACCAAAAATAGCTCATGGTTTGTGTCATTATCATTACCTAAAAGAAGCAATTAAACCCATATATGAGGCGGATCGACATGCAAAAAAGGAATTAAAGAAAAAAGTTAGAGGATTACGAGATATTGAACGTAGTGTTGCCAATGAAGAGAAGGATTTGGCGACTATTATTGAAGATTATTGCTCGGCAGTACGTAGTTCTATAACCAATGATGGTCATCCACCGCGCTTAGCCATCTGGATTAAAGTTACAAGAAAATTTGACATTGATAGAGCAAAGCTTAGAAAGGATGGAAAAAAAAGTGCTTTACCACCACCTTTAGTCAACCTAAAACACCTGATAGCTAAGGGATTATCTGCGACTGCATCTTTATTTTCACCTGTTAGGGTTGCATATGAGTGGGTTGATAAAGCTAGTAATATTCTCAACAATAAAATAGCTCTTGATGCTGCTGGAGTCAAACAAAGTTATCAGCAACTGTTAACAGAAATGTCCCAACAAAAGCAGAAAGCTGGTACACTGAACAGTGCAATTGATAACTTTATAAAAACCACTCATAACTACTGGTCTGGACTTTTTCATTGTTATGAAATTGAAGATTTTCCCAGAACTAATAATGACTTAGAACATGCTTTTGGTATGCTACGTCATCATCAACGTCGTTGTACTGGTCGTAAGGTTGCCCCCTCATCCCTCGTCATTCGTGGTTCTGTCAAACTTGCTTGCGCGATCGCCACTAAACTTCATTCTTTTACCGCATCTGATTTAGCACAAGTTGATATTCATACTTGGCTCGAATTACGCTCTCAATTGCAGAAACACCACAAAGCCAGAATTGAACAGTATCGATTTCGCAGAGACCCCAAGGCTTACTTAGCTAATCTAGAGAGTCGTCTTCTCTAG
- a CDS encoding lipoxygenase yields the protein MSDKINKIANEVKQVLGIKVADSALGKNKVEGKAKKSIVQIREQKFNKPIEELSKVKGKLVFSDSNKPLHNIQLELWDRDIGTPGDFLGTGITDHNGQFTIYYDPADARFIDTPDLELRLLENRITFDSNNEPVSTYRIAYIIKGPDNVKQKEYDFGTCTVPYWLYKPDSPFARLFFSELEGTPDDYSVGRTLQGYDAASGLVPIKAKHVITNSLHPDRPTLREIQADYPPNLTINLDKKNPGYSRSDEYFVLRVLNGMNPCLLKRNKQNPNLFKTAFIWDKYEKDQHHDLNNVEAFFELKGDDLVVTAITVQSRYPDSYAPHSRLKDPVTYTPKDGEKWSQAKRIFRTNSFFAAEMIEHYIKAHLQMEQYTIAAFRNLRKNPVRLILSPHLKSLVNINQRADEVLVSPTVGLVTTNGPLTAASVVQVCKESMATYDWKGWKPRQPLCKSHTFAKITNLYWQVLTEYIDTFFEAYQEEIVKEWVEIRRFSDDLVEHSVAYEPSPLCGSVNDNDYDWYDYNELDKPDIPRATVNGKVKATRPITTSDQPSAADIQNLKELCRYVVFIITLWHSWVNDSQADEGGELFYNSLALRNGSFGSEDDPNIAPNIAESTNLIYMVNVLTAIKYGYILKNEDDDIPDEFRNTLAGYKQQFADLNYDIGNIRALINI from the coding sequence ATGTCAGATAAGATAAACAAAATTGCCAATGAAGTAAAACAAGTTCTAGGCATTAAAGTAGCTGATAGTGCTTTAGGTAAAAACAAAGTCGAAGGCAAAGCAAAAAAAAGCATTGTTCAAATCCGTGAACAGAAGTTTAATAAGCCGATTGAGGAATTATCCAAAGTTAAAGGAAAGTTAGTTTTTAGTGATAGTAACAAGCCATTACACAATATTCAATTAGAATTGTGGGACAGAGATATCGGTACCCCTGGTGACTTTTTAGGTACTGGTATTACTGATCATAATGGTCAATTCACTATCTATTATGATCCAGCAGATGCACGGTTTATAGACACGCCAGATTTAGAATTAAGATTGCTAGAAAATCGGATTACCTTTGATAGTAATAATGAGCCAGTTTCTACTTATCGTATTGCTTACATCATCAAAGGGCCAGACAATGTAAAGCAAAAAGAATATGATTTTGGCACCTGTACAGTCCCTTACTGGTTGTATAAACCCGATAGCCCTTTCGCTCGTCTATTTTTTAGTGAATTAGAAGGTACACCCGATGATTATTCGGTTGGTCGTACCCTCCAGGGTTATGATGCGGCTAGTGGTTTAGTGCCAATTAAAGCTAAACACGTTATTACTAATAGTCTCCATCCAGATCGGCCTACTCTGCGAGAAATTCAAGCGGATTATCCCCCAAATTTGACCATCAATCTTGATAAAAAAAATCCTGGTTATAGCCGCAGCGATGAATATTTTGTTTTGCGGGTTCTCAATGGGATGAATCCCTGTTTACTGAAGCGTAATAAGCAAAATCCTAATCTGTTTAAAACTGCATTCATTTGGGATAAGTATGAAAAGGATCAGCACCACGACCTCAATAATGTGGAAGCATTTTTTGAATTGAAAGGGGACGATTTGGTAGTTACCGCTATCACTGTTCAAAGCCGTTATCCTGATTCTTATGCTCCTCATTCTCGCCTAAAAGACCCCGTTACTTATACACCTAAAGATGGGGAAAAATGGTCACAAGCAAAACGTATTTTTCGGACTAATAGCTTCTTTGCAGCAGAAATGATTGAGCATTATATTAAGGCTCATTTACAGATGGAACAATATACCATTGCTGCTTTCCGAAATTTACGCAAAAATCCTGTCCGTTTGATATTATCTCCTCACTTAAAAAGTTTGGTTAATATTAATCAAAGGGCTGATGAAGTTTTAGTATCGCCAACAGTTGGCTTAGTTACCACTAATGGACCATTAACAGCCGCATCGGTGGTACAGGTTTGCAAAGAAAGTATGGCAACTTATGATTGGAAAGGCTGGAAACCACGTCAGCCACTGTGCAAGTCACATACCTTTGCTAAGATAACTAATCTTTACTGGCAGGTTTTAACCGAATACATTGATACTTTCTTTGAAGCGTACCAAGAGGAAATCGTCAAAGAATGGGTGGAAATTCGTCGTTTTTCAGATGATCTCGTAGAACATAGCGTCGCTTACGAACCATCCCCACTATGCGGCTCTGTTAATGATAACGACTACGACTGGTATGATTACAATGAACTTGACAAACCCGACATTCCCAGGGCAACTGTTAATGGTAAAGTTAAGGCAACTCGCCCGATAACGACATCAGATCAACCTAGTGCGGCAGATATCCAAAACTTAAAAGAGTTATGTCGTTATGTTGTCTTTATTATCACTTTATGGCATTCCTGGGTAAATGATTCTCAGGCTGATGAAGGGGGAGAACTGTTCTATAATTCTCTGGCATTACGTAATGGTAGTTTTGGCAGTGAAGATGATCCAAACATTGCCCCCAATATCGCAGAATCGACCAATCTCATCTATATGGTCAATGTTCTAACTGCCATTAAATATGGCTATATTCTCAAGAATGAAGATGACGATATTCCTGATGAATTTAGAAATACTTTGGCAGGCTATAAGCAGCAATTCGCTGATTTGAACTATGATATTGGCAACATCCGAGCGTTGATCAATATTTAA
- a CDS encoding DUF1304 domain-containing protein, whose protein sequence is MKLLADIAVCIAGIVQIAIMILEIFFWQSHTSLRAFKMSPELAAMTTYMGANQGLYNGFLGFGIFFGLILGDFSIKVFFLSCLIIAAIFGAMTVNRLIIVFQGVPALLAFLLNFLVK, encoded by the coding sequence ATGAAGTTATTAGCAGATATTGCCGTCTGTATTGCTGGTATTGTGCAAATTGCAATTATGATTTTGGAGATATTTTTTTGGCAAAGTCATACTAGTCTTCGTGCTTTCAAGATGTCTCCAGAATTAGCAGCAATGACAACTTATATGGGTGCTAACCAAGGACTTTACAACGGATTTTTAGGATTTGGAATCTTTTTTGGATTAATCCTTGGGGATTTTTCTATTAAGGTTTTCTTTCTGAGTTGTTTAATAATTGCAGCTATCTTTGGAGCAATGACAGTAAATCGCTTAATTATTGTCTTTCAAGGAGTACCTGCTCTCCTCGCTTTCTTGCTGAATTTTTTGGTAAAGTAA
- a CDS encoding cytochrome P450: MLKGLKIALQADTGKWFSRCNNCQQTVGNNPDTITVHIDSPVSSHPYAQFEVVDVGGGKIALKADTGKYVARCRGCIVKGAYPDFVTVHVDDPSLPYAQFTPERLANGKYALKADTGKYVARCRGCSPNAVYPDTVTIHVDDPNNAPYAQWSVTYMPFSYLEKYDSIPAENIAERVQVVNQGVWTDWQGLFKELRSNRPIFITPKFVLVSLFPDVQEILSRPEYFSVRAFAPKMDPVFGPCMLARDNSEYNWGDKSVMRTVLRLEDLPFVRKKVGEIAKSALDKSAATGKIEVVQDLAKFVPIKLCGEYFGFPGPDLATMYRWAKTTQDDMFRNLTNDPKVHEASVQSGNEMRTYLTELLKQKKTQPVATTAPADVFTRLATTKFANDISFDETKIISHMIILLVGSIEGTAQVITQAIEQLLKRPEIFQKALAAAQANDDKTFDKYVWEAIRFNPFSPFLVRFCEADYTLAAGTPRETRIPARSVVLAGVGSAMFDPAVVKNPDEFSIDRPNYNYMHFGYGSHTCLGEHIGALVVPEVVKQIMLRPGLRFIAGDESKINYQGYIPSRFVVAYDK, from the coding sequence ATGCTAAAAGGTCTAAAAATAGCCTTACAAGCAGACACCGGAAAATGGTTTTCTCGTTGCAATAACTGTCAGCAAACTGTCGGGAACAATCCTGACACAATCACAGTACATATCGACAGTCCTGTCTCTAGCCATCCATACGCACAATTTGAGGTTGTTGATGTGGGTGGTGGTAAGATTGCCCTCAAAGCAGACACAGGTAAGTATGTGGCGCGATGTCGGGGCTGCATCGTTAAAGGTGCTTATCCAGACTTTGTTACTGTTCATGTAGATGATCCCTCCTTACCCTATGCTCAATTTACTCCTGAACGTTTAGCGAATGGCAAATACGCCTTAAAAGCAGATACTGGCAAGTACGTAGCACGGTGTAGAGGCTGCTCTCCTAACGCTGTGTATCCTGATACTGTAACGATTCATGTTGATGACCCAAATAATGCACCATACGCACAGTGGAGTGTTACTTATATGCCCTTTTCTTATTTAGAAAAGTACGACAGTATTCCGGCAGAAAATATTGCTGAGAGAGTTCAAGTTGTTAATCAAGGAGTTTGGACAGATTGGCAAGGATTATTTAAAGAATTGCGGTCAAATCGACCCATTTTTATTACCCCTAAATTCGTTCTTGTAAGTTTATTTCCTGACGTGCAAGAAATTTTATCTCGCCCAGAATACTTCTCAGTCAGAGCTTTTGCTCCCAAAATGGACCCGGTTTTTGGCCCTTGTATGCTGGCCAGGGATAACTCAGAATATAACTGGGGGGACAAGTCAGTTATGAGAACGGTGTTGCGATTGGAGGATTTACCATTTGTCAGAAAAAAGGTAGGAGAAATTGCTAAATCTGCATTAGATAAATCAGCAGCTACGGGGAAAATTGAAGTTGTACAGGATTTAGCCAAATTTGTACCCATCAAGCTTTGTGGCGAATATTTTGGTTTTCCTGGCCCTGATTTAGCAACCATGTATCGTTGGGCAAAAACAACCCAAGATGATATGTTCAGAAACTTGACCAATGATCCGAAAGTTCATGAAGCTTCGGTTCAATCTGGTAATGAGATGCGTACTTATCTAACTGAACTCCTCAAACAGAAAAAAACACAGCCAGTCGCTACTACAGCACCCGCAGACGTTTTTACCCGGTTAGCGACAACAAAATTCGCTAACGATATTTCCTTTGATGAAACTAAAATCATCAGCCACATGATCATTTTATTAGTAGGAAGTATCGAAGGCACTGCCCAAGTAATCACTCAAGCAATAGAACAACTACTCAAACGTCCTGAAATTTTCCAAAAGGCCTTAGCAGCAGCTCAAGCCAATGATGACAAGACTTTTGATAAGTATGTCTGGGAGGCTATTCGTTTTAATCCCTTTAGTCCCTTTCTGGTACGTTTTTGTGAGGCTGATTATACATTAGCCGCAGGAACCCCCAGAGAAACCCGTATTCCTGCTAGAAGCGTTGTCTTAGCTGGTGTTGGTTCAGCTATGTTTGATCCGGCTGTGGTGAAAAATCCTGATGAGTTTTCCATTGACCGTCCCAACTATAACTATATGCACTTTGGTTATGGAAGTCATACCTGTTTGGGAGAACATATCGGTGCATTAGTGGTTCCGGAAGTAGTCAAACAAATTATGCTTAGGCCTGGGTTAAGATTTATTGCTGGGGATGAAAGCAAAATTAATTATCAAGGTTATATACCAAGCCGTTTTGTGGTTGCTTATGATAAGTAA
- a CDS encoding DUF2235 domain-containing protein — MKRLILCFDGTWQDLKSACPSNVVKLAQAITPTAVDGTPQIVFYDEGIGTESQKIMGGATGAGIDQNIQDGYRFLSLNYVRGDEIYLFGFSRGAYTARSLAGMIYCSGLLERPHIQKAPEAYELYRDRGVKPKDNQAKQYREAHGERVPITLLGCFDTVGALGIPVTPGLKMFSDQLHQRYKFHDTTLNKYIFNALHAMAIDEVREVFAVTRMQKNPEAENQRVIQKWFPGEHGCVGGGTEEHRGLSDAALKWMIDSIGELELGLEFDISAIPTGIKPDYSCKFKNDPGFFKLAGIKLREIGDAVEDLHESAIERLKNSPDYRPKNLEKVIPKIKK; from the coding sequence ACACCAACCGCTGTAGATGGCACTCCACAGATTGTTTTTTATGATGAAGGTATTGGTACGGAAAGCCAAAAGATTATGGGTGGTGCGACAGGAGCTGGGATCGATCAAAATATACAAGATGGTTATCGATTTTTGTCTCTTAACTATGTGCGTGGTGATGAAATTTATCTATTCGGCTTTAGTCGTGGTGCATACACAGCTAGAAGTTTAGCGGGAATGATTTACTGTTCAGGACTTCTAGAGCGTCCACATATCCAAAAAGCACCAGAAGCTTACGAACTTTACCGCGATCGCGGGGTTAAACCCAAAGATAACCAAGCAAAGCAATATCGTGAAGCTCATGGTGAGCGAGTTCCTATTACCCTGTTGGGTTGCTTTGACACTGTCGGCGCTCTTGGTATTCCCGTAACTCCTGGATTGAAAATGTTTAGCGATCAGCTTCATCAGCGTTATAAATTCCACGACACTACTTTGAATAAGTATATTTTCAATGCATTGCACGCCATGGCGATTGATGAAGTGCGGGAAGTTTTTGCTGTAACTCGTATGCAGAAGAATCCTGAAGCTGAAAATCAGCGTGTGATTCAAAAATGGTTTCCGGGTGAACATGGTTGCGTTGGTGGTGGTACAGAAGAACACAGGGGATTATCAGATGCAGCTTTGAAGTGGATGATTGATTCCATTGGGGAATTGGAATTAGGTCTAGAATTCGATATCAGCGCCATTCCGACAGGGATTAAGCCTGATTATAGTTGCAAATTTAAGAACGATCCCGGCTTCTTTAAATTGGCAGGAATTAAGCTGCGTGAAATCGGGGATGCTGTTGAAGACCTTCATGAAAGCGCAATTGAGCGGTTGAAAAACAGTCCAGATTATCGACCAAAAAATCTAGAAAAAGTCATTCCCAAGATCAAGAAATAG